The Anaerobaca lacustris genomic interval CTTCCCACGTGTGGATCAGGAAGCACGGCGGGGTCTGCGCGGTCACCTGCTTCTCGTTCGAGAATTTCTCCATCATTTCCCGGCTGGCATTGGCGCCCAGCAGGTTCTGCCGCGAGCCGACGTGGGTGAAGGGCTCGACGAAGGAGATCACCGGGTAGATCAGCACGCCGAAGTCGGGTCGGGCACTGGCTTGGTCGATCTCGTCGCGCCCGTCGTAGACCTTGTCGTCGAAGTGTGTCACCGCGGTCGAGGCCAGATGGCCCCCGGCCGAGAAGCCGAGAACGCCGATGCGGTCGGGTTTGACACCCCAGCCAGCCGCACCGCTGCGCACCGAACGCACCGCTCGCTGGACGTCCTGAAGCGGGGCGGGGTGGCCGTAGCCGGCGCCGCTGTTGCGATGGCGGTATTGCAGGATGAAGCCGGCGACGCCGAAGGAGTTGAGCCACTGGGCGATCTGGTGCCCTTCGTGGTCCATCGCCAGGTGGCCGTAGCCGCCGCCGGGGCAGATCACGATGGCGGCGCCGGTGGCCTTGTCTTTGTCGGGCAGGTAGATCGTCAGTTTCGGGACGTCGCCGTCGGCGTTGCCTTTGGCCCCCGGCGCGCCGGCCGGCCAGAGCACTTCGACCGAAGGCTCGGTGGCGATGCAGGGGGCCGGCGACATGGCAAGCAGTGCGGCGACGAGACAGCAACCGACGATCGTTCGATGGTGGCGATTCATTGCGGGTCCTCCTGTTGTAAGCGTTCGGGATCGTTCAACTGTTCTGCGATCAGGTTCAGGAACCTCGCCGCGTAGGCGCCGTCGGTGATTCTGCGATCGACGGCCAGCGACAGGCTCATCTGCTTGTGGGCCTCGCATCGGCCGTCGATCGGGACGGCCACGCGCAGCACCTTGCCCACCGCGAGGATCGCGCTGGCGGCCGGCGGCACGATGCCGAGAAAGGTGTCGATGTCGTAGGCGCCGAGATTGCTCATTGCGATCGTCTCGCCCTCGATCTGTTCCAGGGTCAGTTTGTTGCTTCGCGCGCTTTGTGTCAGGGTGCGC includes:
- a CDS encoding alpha/beta hydrolase — encoded protein: MNRHHRTIVGCCLVAALLAMSPAPCIATEPSVEVLWPAGAPGAKGNADGDVPKLTIYLPDKDKATGAAIVICPGGGYGHLAMDHEGHQIAQWLNSFGVAGFILQYRHRNSGAGYGHPAPLQDVQRAVRSVRSGAAGWGVKPDRIGVLGFSAGGHLASTAVTHFDDKVYDGRDEIDQASARPDFGVLIYPVISFVEPFTHVGSRQNLLGANASREMMEKFSNEKQVTAQTPPCFLIHTWEDTGVPAENSIYFYLAMRKAKAPAELHLFAKGPHGFGLGQKIEGTSAWPMLCQNWMKVSGFLGQ